CCGCAGTGTGCCGCAAAGTTGTTCACATCTCCGCCGTGGGCGTAGGTCGTCATTTGAGCCGTCTCTCCAACCCCAGTTTCACTTCGTACACTTCGTCGCAGATTTGGGCGAGTTTTTGACCGATGATCCCCGACAAATCGACGTAGCGGCGGCTGATCGGATCGGAGGGGATCACCCCCGATCCGACATCATTGAGAACAAACACGATGTTAGCGTCGATGGCTCCCAGCGCTTCGATCTCTGCGATCAATACCTCTTCGCTCTCCTCCATGCGGTTGAGTATCCACATCGAGACGCAGTCGACGAGGTAGGTGCGGTGAGGTTCGATTACACGTAGAAGGTCGCGGCTCTCTTCGAGGGTGATGAAGTTTTCACCGCGCGTTTGACGGTGTTTGTCGATCCGCGTTCCCATCTCGGTGTCGCCGTATGTGTGATCGTAGGTGGCGAGGTAGGTGGGTTGGTCGGTTGCGATGGCGAGCGTCTTTGCCTCCGCCAGAGAACTTTTGCCTGATTTCTGCCCTCCGAAATAGAGTATCTTCATGATAAAAATCCCTCGACGCGGCGGGTGATCTGTTCGGGGGAAAGACCGTTCAGGATGCCGTAGACGAGCGCCGCCCCAGCCCCTACCCCCTCTTTGGCTTCCCCTTCGTCGTAGAGCCGCAGTGCGGGGTGGGAGGAGCGGGAGAAGTCAAACTCGGCGCAGCACGCGTCGATGGGGAAACTGAGCATCCGGAGCAGTCCGGCGATGTCGGATGAGGGATCGTCGGCAAGCCATGCGGTCGTCCAGAGTGCGAGGGATCCTTCGCGGATACTTCCCTCCATCGAACGGAGGATCGTATCGACGATCAGCAGCACCGCCGCCATCTGGGTCCCTCCGGCCAGGACGGTCGTGACGTCTCGGTTCTGGAGTCCCAGTAGGAATCCGGCGTTGAAAAGGAGCATGTTGTCCGACACCTTCGCGAGGCGTTCGAAGAGGTCGTTGACCCCTTCGCATCCGGTCAGCGCCTGTTCGATAACGCGCCGTTTGGTCGATTGGGGGGCGTTTTTGAAACTGCTGCTGAACATCTCCTGCGCGTCGTATCCCAGGGCGAGGGCGGTGGCGGCTGCCGTCGTTGTTCCGCCGGGGATCGATTCGCCGAGGATGAGGTAGTCCCCTTTGGGCTCGAAGGTCTGGGCGAAGGCGACACCGCGTTCGAAAACCTCCATTGCCGCAATCCGCGCCCCGGTATCGATGGAGCCGCTGGGCGGGATGTCAAAACCGTAACAGGCGAAACGTTCCACTTTCGGTTTTTCGGAAAGTCCAAGATCGAGCAGCCCGATTTCGGCAAAGGGGTGCAGGAGGTGGACGGCACGGGTGATGAGGGCGGGGGTGGGAACCCCGGAAGGGGTTTCGGCGACGGCATCCAGGCTGCGTACTTCCCCGGTACAGAGAAATTCGGCATCCAGGGTCGGGGTCAGATGGAGCAATCCCGGGATTCCCGCCTGGGTGATCCCCGGGATCTCTGCGGTAGCCGTGGTGCTCATGGAGAGGAGGAAGTGGGCCTTTTTGCCGCGCAGGTATTCGGCAAAATCGCGTGTTCCGGTTATCGGTCGTATCATTGTATTTTCTCCCAGAGGTCGGTATGGTCGCGCCCCGCGAGGAAGCGGGTGACGCTGTAGTAAAGTCCGGCGTAGCGGACGTAGGGGCGGAAACGTTCGATCGCTTCGGTATATCCGTACGCATCCAGCAGCATCCGCGTATGCGCATCGTCGGCGCACCATGCGAGGGCCGTGACGGCGAGATCGAAGGTGAAATCGCCGTTGCACGCTTCGCTCCAGTCGTAGACGCAGCCCAGTTCGTCGCCGCAGAAAGAGGCATTGTCGGGGAAAAGATCCCCGTGTATGATCCCCTCGTCGCGCAGATCGATCCGGAGTTCGGCGAACAGGGCGGAAAACGGTTCATGTCCCGTTCGGGCGATCAGTTCTGCGAGCCGCTCGCGTTTGAATAAGGGGAGATTGCCGCTCTGTTTTCCCCGCGTGCGGCCGTGAAGATCTCTCAAAAACGCCCCGATGCCGCGGATCTGGTTTTCGGTGGGGCGGTTGGGACTGGTTCCTGCGCATTTGGCGTACACGAGAGCGCTTTTTCCCCGCAGGGCGAAAACGGGGGTGAGTGCCCTGGGAACGGGGAGTGGAGCGAGCGAAGCGAGCAGTTCCCACTCCCTTTGTGCCGATTCGACACTCGCTTCTTCGAACACTTTGAGAACGTAGTCGTTATCGAGCCAATAAACCGTGTCACGTACCCCGTCTTGGGTGGGGTGCAGGGTGCGCGCTTCCCAGAACGGTGCGATATCTGCGGCGTCAATGTGCGTTTTTACACCCATCGGACCACCTCGGTGAGCTCTTTTTTACTGTTCCACCCCAGTTTCAGCAGTTCGGGCTCATCCAAAAATTCGCTTACGTATCCCAGTGTCAGATAGGCGACGAGCTTGTGCTCTTTTCCCATTCCCAGCAGTTTTCTCACCTTTTTGGGGCGGAGGATGCTGACCCAGCCGACCCCGATGTTGTGGGCACGCGCCATCAGCCAGAGGTTCTGGATCGCGCACACGACGCTGTATTCCCCCGTTTTTTTCTGAGTCGTCTGCCCCAGCACCGGTTTGCGGGGTTTTTCGTAGAAGACCGCGATATTGAGTGCCGATTCGAGGATCCCTTCGAGTTTGAGCGAAGGGTAGAGGGACGAATCGGCGAATTGTTCCCGCGCTTTGGCGTTTTCACGGGCAAATTCGCGGTAGATTTCCGTGCGAAGGGCGTTGTCTTGGATGATGACGAACTGCCAGGGTTGCGAGTACCCTACCGAGGGCGCCGAGACGGCCGCTTCGAGGAGATCGTGGAGCACGGCGTCATCGATGGGACGATCGACGTAGCGGTTTCCCCGAACGTCGCGCCGGGAGACGAAAATCGATTGCAGGATGGTCCGGGCGTGGGCGTCGAAGGCTTTCACATCAGCCTCCGTCGGACGAGGTCGGGATGGCTGCGAAAGAGGGTGTGCAGATACGTTCCCAGGACGTTGCCCTCAGCGTTTGTCCAGCTCCCCGCCTGCCCGGTCCCTGTTTTTGCCCCCCGGAGAATATCGAATCCCCCTTCGGTGTCGAGGGGACGGGTGTAGTGGAACGCATGCCCTTTGATCCCCGCTTCGTTGGTGTAGTATCCCATCCGCTGGAACCTCTTTTCGAGGGTAAAGGAGACGTCCAGAATCCCGCTCATCTCTTTGTCGTCGACCCGTTGCCCCAGGTAGAGGAGCCCCGCGCATTCGGCGTAGATTTTTCCGGAACGGGCATGGCGGATCAGGGAGTCTTTGAAGCGGCGGGCGTTGCGGAGGGTTTCGTACGCCGCGTCGGTTTCGACGTAACCGCCGCAGATATAGACGCTCTTGCACGTATCGGGGATCGGCTCGTCGCAAGAAGGGCTTACGAGGCACACCGACGAAAACGCTTCTTCGAGAAAACGGAGATTGTCGGGATAGAGGAACGAGAAATTCTCATCGCATACCACCGCGACCGCATCTTCGGATCGGGGAGGCGGGGGGAAGGGATACCCCTTCGCCGCAGGGGCATCGGAGCGCCCCAGGGCAATGAGGGCGTCGATGTCGATATGCTCGAGGGCCTGGGCGGAAATGGCGGCGAGTTTATCGCGGTCGCGCAGGTCGAGCCCCAGGTGGGTGTCGCGCAGCGCGTCGAGGCCGTCGCGAACCCATCCCAGAACCGCCACGTCGTCAAAATCGCTTTCGATCCGGTTTTTAATCAGTTCGTAGTGGCTCTGCGAGCCCAGACGGTTGAGGATGACCCCCTTGATCGTGTTGTCCGCACGATAGGCTTTGAGCCCTCCGAGTACGGCGCTGGGGGTGATGTAGCTCCCCTGTGCGTCGAGGACGATGACGGTGGGGACGTTGAGCAGCGTCGAGACGTCATAAGCGCTGCTGCCGTAGTCCATGCCGTCGTAAAACCCCATTACCCCCTCCATGATCGCGACTTCGCGGTCGGCGTATCGACCATACAGCCATCGGAGCTGTTCGGGGTTCATCATAAACGCATCGAGGTTGATGCTATCGGTGCCGCAGATGGCGCGGTGGAACTGCGGATCGATAAAATCGGGACCGATTTTAAACGGACGGACGGACTCTTTGAAACGGTACAGAAGCGCCGAAGTAAGAAGCGTTTTTCCCTGGTTGGACGCGACCGCGCTGATGCAGAGACTAACCATGTCCCCCCCTTTTTTTCAGGATGATGTAAATGAAAAACGGTCCCCCGATAAATGACGTGACGACCCCGATGGGGACTTCGCTGGCCGCGCCGAGATTGCGCGCGATCAGGTCGCACAGGACCAGAAATACCCCGCCGTAATAAAAGACCGGGAGAATCAAAGCGTCGCTGCTGCGACGGTAAAGCAGGCGGACGATGTGGGGGATCACGAGCCCGATAAACCCGATCGGCCCGACGACGCTCACGCAGATCCCCACGCTCATCGAGACGGCGAGGAGGAGGATCAGGTTGATTTTCCTGATCTCGATCCCTTTGAGAAACGCGTTTTCGTACGAAGTGAGGAGCAGCTTAAGCTCGGGGCGGTAACGTACGACGACCCACAGCAGACCGAGCGCCGCCGCCGCAACGGGATAGAGGCTCTCCATCCCCACAACGCTCAGGCTCCCCATCGTGAAACGGATGATCGAGTAGCTTTGTTCGAGGTCGCTGAGGTAAAAAATTACCATCAGCGCGGCCGAATAGAAAAACGACAGCGCGATCCCGATGAGGAGCAGCGAATGGGTCTGGGTAGCTTTGAGGGTCCGTGCAAACAAAAACAGCAGCACGACCGTCGAAAACGCCCCGACGAAACTGAAAAAGTACGAGAGGGCCGCCAGCGATGCGGGTAAAAAGACGATGCCTATCGCCGTCGCCAGGGTCGCGCCGCTGGAGACACCGAGGGTAAAAGGGGTTGTGAGCGCGTTGCGAAACACCGCCTGAAATACCATTCCCCCCAGCGCGAGGACCGCCCCGGTAAAAAATGCGACCCCGACCCGGGGGAGCCGAAGATCCCAAAACAGGAGGTATTCGGTCGCATCGGGGTTGAAAAGATTGCCAATCTCCATCGCCGTTTCTCCTGTGAACGGCGCGATGGCCAGGATCGTCAGCGACAGGGCAAAAATCAGCCGTTTCATCGGTAGTTCACCGTAAAATGTCCCTCAATCCGGCAGATCGAGTCTCCGAAAAGGGAGCGGAAACGGCTCTCTTCGAAAAAATCGTTCCCCGACCCGTCGAAAACGAGTTCCCCTTCTCGCAGATAGAGGATCCGGTACCCCAGACGGTAGGCGAGGTTCAGATCGTGGGTGATGACGATTTTCCGTCCGGGATGTTCTTTGAGCATCCCGAAGAGCTTGATTTTTTTGTCGCTGTCGAGGTTTGCGGTCGGTTCATCGAAAATGGTCAAGCGGGCATTGTGCAGCAATCCTCCGGCGAAGAGCAGGAGCTGGCTTTCCCCGCTGCTGAGACATCGGCATGGGGTGTTTCGGAGCCCCGCGATATCGAGCCGTGCCATCACCGCTTCGAGGTTTTTCTGGGTCGATCCGTTGAGAAGCGAGAGTTTCAAGAACGCTTCCGCATCGATGTATTCGTCGAAAACGTCGAGTCTGGAGGGGACGAAGTTGAGCAGCTGCGCGCGGAGCTTGGCGCCGAGTTCGGCGATTTGTTTCCCTTCCGCGTACACGGCGGGCGTTTCATAAAGCCCTACAAGTGCCCGTGCAAGGGTCGTTTTGCCCGCGCCGTTGGCTCCCAGTATTACCGCGTCTTCATCTCCCAGTGCGAAGGAAATCCCCTTTAGAAAGGGGGTTGAGAGGTTTTCAACGCGCAGATTCACGTAGAAATCCTTTGAAATCGTCGATGAAATAGACGATCCGGTCACTCGGTATCCCCGCGTATTCGCCCGATTCCACGAAGACCGATTTCGTTCGGGCCGCATTGATCGGAAGTTTCAGCCACGGGGCTTTGAGCTGTTCCTCGGTAAATTTTTTCTCTTTCATTAGCGGCGCGAGGATGATGACCACGTCGGGATTGAGCGCGAGTATTTTTTCGAGCGTGAGGGCAGGTTGCCCTTTTTGGGTGCTTTGGAACGCATTGACGTTGCCGCTGGCTTCGATGATGTCGTCGAAATAGAGATTCTGCCCCGCGACGAAGACCTCTTTGGAAAGGTCGGTGTTGTAGCCGATCGGGATCAGGATTTTTTTCTTGCGCGTGATCCCTTTGAGGCTTTGGACCGAACGGTCGATTTTCGCGACGAGGGCGGATGCTTTCTCTTTTTTGCCGAGCAGTGTTCCCAGGCCCAGAAGGGTTTTTCGGATCGAGGCGAGGGTATCGATTTTGACGAGTACCGTTTTGATCCCCAGCCGCTCGAGTTTTTCGGCAAGAGGAGCGTTGTTTTCCTGCACTACAACGAGATCGGGTTTGAGGGCTACGATCTTTTCAAGCGAGGGGGTGAAAAATCCCCCGACTTTGGCGATTTTCTCTGATTGGGGCGGATAGCGGCAGTAGGCGGTATTCCCCACGATTTTTTCCCCTTCGCCCAGGGCGAAGAGGATTTCGTTGACCGAGGGGCTCAGCGCGACGATCCGGTCGTACGACCAGGCCGGAAGGGCCAAAAAAGCGATGAAAAGAAGTCTTAATAACACGCTTCGACCTTATAGACCCACGTCATTGTTCCGGCGTTTTCAAGACGGTAGTTTTGCGCCATTTTATGGACCGATTGTCCGTCTATGAGGTAAAACCAGCCGAATTTTCCGACGACCGACTTCATACCGTCGATCGAACGGACAAAGGTGAATTTTCCTTTTTGCTCCGTCTCCACGCGGCTCACTTTTTGCAGAAGTTCCAGCGCCGTCGTCTCTTTGGGCGTGTAGGTAGTTCGGATAGTGCGTTCGGGACGGCCGTCCCCGTAGACGATCGTCACGTCGATCTCCTGAGCGGCAAGGGACAGGGAGGTGCTCAGCAGCACGATGAAAAACCGGATCAAAACGATACCTCCATTCCCACATAATATGCCCGCGGGCTTGCCGCGTAGTTGTTGACGCTTTGGTAGTATTTGTCGGTAATATTATCGACTTTTGCGTAGATTTTGAGATGTTTCGAGAACGTATGGTCGGCCACGAGGGAGGCGACCGTGTATCTTCCCGTCTGCGCCCCCTGATCGTTGTCGCTGTCGTAACGGCTTCCGACGTACTCTCCGCTGATTGCGACGTGCGTTTTGGGAATACCGTAGTAGTCCAGGCCGAATTTGAGGCTCTCTTTCGCACGACGGCGGAGATTCTCTCCGCGCTGGTTTTCGGCATCGAGGCGGGTGTATCCCAACGACACGAGGATATCGCTGCCGAGCTCTTGTTTGCAGGCCGCCTCGATCCCTTTGATCGTCGAGGTCCCCTCGATGTTTCCGTATCGCGATGCGGTGAAATCGTACTCGATCATATCCCGGATGCGGCTCTCGAAATAGGTGAGGCTAACCCCACCGAAGCCTACCGTGATGTCGTAGCTTCGGGTCTCTTCGGGTTTGAGGGCGGTGTTTCCGTAGGTCGGATCGTAAAGCTGGTAGAGAGTGGGGACGTTATAGGCGCTCCCATAGTTCGCGCCAAGATACCCTTCCCCCATAAAAGGGTGTTTGAAACCGATTTTTCCGGTCGTTTTGTCGCTGAAGGCGTCAAAGGCGTCGCGCCGCAGCGATTCGGTCAGAACGGTGCCGGTCGCGAGAATATTGGTGTTTGTGACGAAAACGGCTTTGTTGTCGTAGCTCCGGTTCAGACGGTTGAGATGCTCGAAGGTTTTGTAATCCCCTCCGAAAACGATGAAATCGCTCTTGCGGTAACCGATGCGGGAGTGGACACCGTATTCGTCGACCCTGCCGTCGTAGGCCGTCCCGGTCGAATAGTCGCGTTCGAACGTCGAACGGTTGGCATAGACCGTGGTAAGGGTATCGCCGAAGCGGTTCTCATAGCTCAGGCGGCTGAGTTTTTCGTCTTTGCGGTAGTTGGCGGCCGAATCGCCGCTTGTACCGTCGTATTCGGTGTAGACGTCGATGTCGGTGTGGGAGAAACGGAGCGTGTTCTCGCCGTCAAACCGGTAGCCCGCGCTCAGCCCGAGGGTGCGGTTTTTATAGGCGTCGTCTTCGTAGCGGTCGAGGTCGGCATACCGCCGCGCGTACGCGCTGAACCCGTCCGAAGCGATTTGTTGCGCATCAAGACGGACGTCGAGCGCCTCGCTCGCGTATGCAATCGAGGCGGCGTACTTTTCGGTTCCGAAATTTCCCCGTTCGTAGCGGGCTTTTGCTTCGGTTCCGGGGAGCGTTTTGCGGGTGATGATGTTGACCACCCCCGCACTTGCGTCGCTTCCCCAGATGCCGCTTTGGGCCCCTTTGATCACTTCGATCCGTTCAATATCGCCGAGGATGAGATGCTCGAACGACGCGCCGTCCATCGAGGTGTTGTCGTTGTAGCGGATGCCGTCGATCAGGACGAGGGTCCGTTTTGAATCGAATCCCCGCAGGTAAAGAGAGGTTGATTTTCCCAGGCCGCCGTTGGCGGCGATCCCTACCCCGGCGAGGGAGTTGAGCGCTTCGGCGAGGGTCGTATAGCGCCGTTCGGCGATCTCTTCGGCGGTAATGACGTCGGTATTGGCGGTAACGCTACGGAGGCTCTGCTCGGTTTTGGAAGCACTTACGACGATCGGGTCGAGCGTCAGCTCCCTGGCTTCGGTTGAAGCGACGAACGTTGCGGCGGCAACGAGTGAAAGAGTGTGTCGGTGCATGAATGTCCTTGTTGCATAATCGTTATAACGGATGAGGTAAGGACATCTTTGGGCGGGGAGACGGTGGAGTAGGTGTGGATCGGATGGGTCGGGCAGATCCACTCGATCCGGGTAATGTTCTGGAGGAGGCGGACATGCGACGCGTATGCCTGGATCGCGACGAGCGAAAAATAGTTTTTTCCGAAACCGCGCGGTGAACGCATCGCCATCCTCCCCTTTTTTAGGGGAATTATACCCTATCAGCTTTTAAACTGCCCCAGTTGCGCGTTGAGGCTGGTTGCCGCGTCGTAGAGTTCCCCGGCAATGGCGGAGATTTTGGTGATCTCTTCTTGGTTGCTTTGAGAAAGCCCCGACATCTCGGAGACTTTGGCGATGATCTCGTTGATTTTGCGGGCCATCGCTTCGGCCGCTTCGACGCTTTGACGGCTGGCATCGACATTCGTGCGCAGTACCTGCGCGGCCGAATCGATTTTGGCGTCGATCTCTTCGCTCCGCTCGGCGAGACGCTCGATGTTTTCACTGTTGGTGCTCATCATGTCGGACGAATCGGAGATCGACTGGATGACGACCGAAATCGTCGAGTTGATTTCAGTGAGGCTTTTTTGAGTACGTTCCGCCAGTTTGCGCACTTCGTCGGCAACGACGGCGAACCCGCGTCCGTGTTCTCCCGCACGTGCCGCTTCGATCGCGGCGTTGAGGGCGAGAAGGTTGGTCTGGTCGGCAATGTCGGAGATGATTCCCAAGACCCCGCTGACGCTGGCCGCATCGCTGGAAAGCTGGGTGAAGCGTTCGGCCAGATCGTTGCTCATCTGCGTCGTGCTGTGGATTTCGCGCGTAATGGCGTTGGCGATTTCCCGGACGCTGTTGAGTTCCTGTTCGGTCGAGCGGCTGTTGTCGAGGGTGCTTTTGGCAATGCTGACGCTTTGCTCGAGCGTTTCACCGATTTCGGCTGCCGTGGCATTGGTGTTCTGTGCGATCGCGTTCGTTTTTTCCGACTGGATGGAGAGGTTGCTGGCCGAATTGTGAAGCGTCGACGTTGAACCGACGGCCGAAGTGGTGATCCGCTTCGTATCGTTGATCGTGCTTTGGATTTTGGCGATGAACTGGTTGAGGTAGTTGCTGGCGATACCGATTTCGTCGTTTTTGTTCATGATCGGCAGCCGTTTGGTCAAGTCCCCGTTCCCGTGCGCTAGGTCGGAAGAAACGTTGTCGAGCGCTTCGATGGGCCCCAGGATACTGCGCCCGGAGAAATAGTTGATTGCGATCAGGATACCGGTGAGCGCGGTGCCGAGGATCATGAACCATTTGAAGAATCCGGCTTTGAGTTCGTCGAAATAGTCGGCTTTGTTGATCCCCGGGACGACCCACATGTCCCACGCGGGGATATAGCGATACGCCGCGATCTTATCCTGGCCGGTCGTTGCCGAGTGGTACTCGTAGATCCCCCCCTCTTTGTGGGAACGGATTTCATCGATGTAATCGTGCCCTGCGAGATTTTCTCCCTCTTTTTTCGGGTGGACGCGCATCGTCCCTTTGCTGTCGACGAGATAAACGTATCCGCTCTGTCCGATTTTGATCTTGAAGATGTCTTTTTTGAAGGTGTCGTTTTTGTACGCTTCAGGGTCGATTTCGGAGATGTAGAGAACCGTTTGCTCGAGCGAGTCGGCGACGGTGTTGAGATCGCTCGTCATGATCGTCTTGATCGAACTCGTGGCGATGAAGTATGCTACAATGACACTCACCAAGATCGCGCTGACCGCGGCGATCAGATTGACGATGAATTTGCCTTTGATCGTGTTGAAAAAATGCATAGGGTGCTGTCCGTCCGTGTTGAAATATTCACCATTGTAATTTTGTTTTTCTAAAGCGAAGGTAAAATAGTATGAGATATTCTTATTTAAAGCAGATTGCGGCCTACCTGCAACGTTTTAAGCGCATTGTTGCGGCGTACCGTTACAGTGACACGGGGATACGGATCGTTTTCGATTCGGACAACAGCTGGAATTTCGACATGGCGCGGGGCAATTCGGCGATCACGATCGGCGAGGGCGCCAATCGGATCAAAATGTACCAGGCCCCTTTCGACGTTTTGCTCGCCAAGCGGTTCAACCGCGCTTCGATTACCGCGATCACCCTTCACAATGACGACAAGATCATCCGTATCGCCGTGAGCATGAGCGGGGCCTACAAAAGCGAAACGACGATACTGCAGCTTGAATTTACCGGAAAACACACCAATGCGATTATCCTCTCATCCGACGAGACGGTGCTCGAAGCGCTGCGGCATATCGACGCGAACGTCTCGAGCCGAAGCGTGCGGGTGGGCCAGAAACTGCTCAATCCTCCGAAGCTCCCGTTTGTCCCCAAAGAGTATCCCCTCTCCGACGTTCGGGCATTTCTGGTCGAAGAGTTTCGGCGTCAGGGGGCCGAGAAACTCGAAAAGCTCAAACGTGAAAAAACGTCGCTGCTTCTTAAACGGCTTGCGCAGCTTGAAAAACATCTGGCCGCGCTCGAAGACGAATCGGTATTGATGCAAGAGTCGCTCGAAGCCCAGCATGCGGGGCATTTGATCCTTGCGAACCTGGATGCGGTGAACCCCTACGCCGCTACGGCCCAGGTGCAGGATTTCGACGGAACGTCCAAAGTCCTCGAGATCCCTGCGGGGTGCGTCAGTGCGGCCGGATGCGCCGAGGCGTTTTTCCGGCGTTCCAAGAAAGCGAAGCAAAAAGCGGTGGGACTCCACCGCGAAAAGCACAATCTCCAGGAAAAAATCCGTCATCAGCGGCTTTTCATCCAGGCCGTGGAGGATGCGAGAACACCCGAAGAGATTCAGCTTCTTTTCCCGGCCAAAACCCCCCTCTCGAAGCTTAGAACTTCCGATTCGGTCGCCGAATTCTGGATCGAAGGGGTCAAAGTGTCGTTGGGGAAAAGCGAAAAAGGGAACATCGAGCTTCTCCGAAACGCCAAAGCCCGCGACATCTGGATGCATCTAAAAGACCGCCCCTCCGCCCACGTCGTCATTACGACCGACAAGCAGCAGCTCCCCGAACGGCTTCTCGAAGCGGCGGCCAGATTGTGCGTCGATTTTTCGGTATTTGAAAAAGGGCGCTATCTGGTCGATTATACTCCACGCAGAGAAGTAAAAATCGTCGAAGGGGCAAACGTCTTGTACACCGATTACAAGACGCTGAGCATCGAGAAAGGATAGAAAATGGCTGTCGGTCCGATCGGTAACGCAATTTACGTCAATCAGCAGATGGCTGCCGTCGCGAGCGAAAAAACGGCGGTACTGAACCGTTTCGAGCTCCAGACGCTCGCCGCGGCGGCCGCTTCGCAGGAAGCCCACAAAGAGGTGGAAGAAGTTCGCCCCCCCGAAGAAAATCACGGGGTCGATGCCGACCGTGAGCATACCCGGGAGCAGGCTGAGCAGGAAGAACGGCAGTTCGAATCCGAAGAGGGTTCCGAAGAAGAGAAGCCTGAACCCGAAAAGCCGTTGCATCTGCTCGATATTAAAGTGTGATTCGCTATAATCCGCTAACTTAAACCATTGGTCAATCAACAATGCAAACCGCAAAAAATTCTATCAAAGATCGCGTCGGAACGGCTGTCGTTCTCGTAGCCGTTGTCCTCACCGTAGGCCTCATCAACAATTTCTGGTTGATCTGGATGGTCATGGGGATCGTTTACCTGCTCGCATTTCACGAGGCGATGCGTCTTTTCGGGATCAACAACAACTCGTTGTACGCGTATGCGGCCATTTTGTGGCTGGCCGCCGCACTCTACCCCTACGGAGAGGATCTGTTCGTGATCGCGGGGCTCATTTTTGCCGCCGCGGTAGCCTATACCCAGAATATTCCGTGGAAAAATTTCTTTCCGTTCGTTTATCCGACCGCGGGGATGCTGTTTATGCTCAGCATGTACCAAGAATACGGGGTAACGGCGCTGCTATGGCTCCTCGTGGTCGTTGCTTCGGCCGATGTAGGGGCCTATTTCGTAGGGCGCAGTATCGGCAAAACCCCTTTTAGCATCTCCAGCCCCAGCAAAACGCGCGAAGGGGTATACGGCGGGATCGCCGTCGCGACGGCGGCCGGCTTTTTCATCGGCATTACGATCGTCGACATCACCCAGGCGGTCATCATTTCGATGATGGCGGCGATCGGTGCGGTTTTCGGGGACCTCTTTGAAAGCTACCTCAAGCGCCGTGCTGGGGTTAAAGACAGCGGTTCCATCCTTCCGGGACACGGAGGGGTGCTTGACCGGATTGACGGTTACCTGTTTGCTTCGATCATCATGCTCGTCCTCTTGCGGGGGCTTGTTTGATCCTTCTGGGCTCGACGGGCTCCATCGGGGTCAACGCCCTGCGCGTTGCCGAACAATTCGGCCTCAGCGTCGATACGCTGGTGGCGGGGCGCAACATCGACCTTCTCAACATCCAGATTAAAAAACACTCTCCCAAACGGGTCGTCGTAACGCGCGACGAAGACCGTGCGCGGGTAAACCACCACGACGTCCGCGCCGGCGATGCGGCGATATTGCAGGCGATCGAGGAATCCTCCTCCGGGCACGTTGTCAATGCGCTGGTCGGTTTCGCCGGATTCCGCCCGACCCTCAAAGCGCTTGAATGCGGCAAAAAAGTGGCGCTGGCGAACAAAGAATCGCTTGTGGTGGGAGGGATGTTCGTCGATACCTCCTCAATCGTTCCGATCGACAGCGAACATTTCGGCCTATGGTATCTTAACCGCTCAGACCGTCCCGTCTCGCGGATGGTGGTGACGGCCAGCGGAGGGGCGTTTCGAGATTGGCCTCTGGAAAAGCTTGGCAATGCGACGCTCGAAGACGCCCTGAAACATCCTAACTGGTCAATGGGGCAGAAAATCACGATCGACAGTGCCTCGATGATGAACAAGCTTTTCGAGCTTCTCGAGGCACGGTGGCTTTTCGGGGAAGGGGAATACGACGCCCTGATCGAAACGCGTTCGCTGATTCA
This DNA window, taken from Sulfuricurvum sp. IAE1, encodes the following:
- a CDS encoding NFACT family protein, whose protein sequence is MRYSYLKQIAAYLQRFKRIVAAYRYSDTGIRIVFDSDNSWNFDMARGNSAITIGEGANRIKMYQAPFDVLLAKRFNRASITAITLHNDDKIIRIAVSMSGAYKSETTILQLEFTGKHTNAIILSSDETVLEALRHIDANVSSRSVRVGQKLLNPPKLPFVPKEYPLSDVRAFLVEEFRRQGAEKLEKLKREKTSLLLKRLAQLEKHLAALEDESVLMQESLEAQHAGHLILANLDAVNPYAATAQVQDFDGTSKVLEIPAGCVSAAGCAEAFFRRSKKAKQKAVGLHREKHNLQEKIRHQRLFIQAVEDARTPEEIQLLFPAKTPLSKLRTSDSVAEFWIEGVKVSLGKSEKGNIELLRNAKARDIWMHLKDRPSAHVVITTDKQQLPERLLEAAARLCVDFSVFEKGRYLVDYTPRREVKIVEGANVLYTDYKTLSIEKG
- the dxr gene encoding 1-deoxy-D-xylulose-5-phosphate reductoisomerase, yielding MILLGSTGSIGVNALRVAEQFGLSVDTLVAGRNIDLLNIQIKKHSPKRVVVTRDEDRARVNHHDVRAGDAAILQAIEESSSGHVVNALVGFAGFRPTLKALECGKKVALANKESLVVGGMFVDTSSIVPIDSEHFGLWYLNRSDRPVSRMVVTASGGAFRDWPLEKLGNATLEDALKHPNWSMGQKITIDSASMMNKLFELLEARWLFGEGEYDALIETRSLIHALIDYADGSTTAHFAHADMRLPIAYALMGRVKTPIVERIDLARIGSLEFREIDPARYPIWEIKKDLLANPARGVIVNAANEAAIERFVAGEIGFSALSRLILNAYEAFDSAPSSVEEIFEIDLCVRAYVRELA
- a CDS encoding phosphatidate cytidylyltransferase; protein product: MQTAKNSIKDRVGTAVVLVAVVLTVGLINNFWLIWMVMGIVYLLAFHEAMRLFGINNNSLYAYAAILWLAAALYPYGEDLFVIAGLIFAAAVAYTQNIPWKNFFPFVYPTAGMLFMLSMYQEYGVTALLWLLVVVASADVGAYFVGRSIGKTPFSISSPSKTREGVYGGIAVATAAGFFIGITIVDITQAVIISMMAAIGAVFGDLFESYLKRRAGVKDSGSILPGHGGVLDRIDGYLFASIIMLVLLRGLV